One Setaria italica strain Yugu1 chromosome II, Setaria_italica_v2.0, whole genome shotgun sequence DNA segment encodes these proteins:
- the LOC101780209 gene encoding uncharacterized protein At3g52155, chloroplastic has protein sequence MRAPAPLPAALLSRSCSPAPRFLLSSFRAPAACRPPRAVARSVSVSVEAPAAAAEPAVAGAPSTTPRRRLILLRHGESAAGGRFTRDHDRPLSKAGRADAISVSNKLQQMGWIPELILCSDAMRTKETLKILQEHVQGLSQAVVHFIPSFYSIAAMDGQTAEHLQKAICEYSSDEILTVMCMGHNKGWEEAASMFSGDSVVLKTCNAALLEAAGKSWVEAFSLAGLGGWKLHGIVKP, from the exons ATGAGAGCTCCAGCTCCTCTTCCCGCCGCACTGCTCTCCCGCTCCTGCTCCCCGGCCCCgcgcttcctcctctcctccttccgcgcgccggccgcctgccgcccgcctCGCGCCGTCGCCCGctccgtctccgtctccgtcgaggcgccggcggccgcagcggAGCCGGCGGTCGCGGGCGCACCCTCcacgacgccgcgccgccgcctcatcctcctccgccacgGTGAGAGCGCCGCCGGGGGGCGCTTCACCAGAG ATCATGACAGACCTCTAAGCAAGGCTGGGAGAGCTGATGCAATAAGCGTTTCTAATAAGCTCCAACAAATGGGATGGATACCTGAGCTTATCCTGTGCAG TGATGCAATGCGCACGAAGGAAACTCTTAAGATCCTGCAAGAGCATGTCCAGGGATTGTCTCAAGCCGTGGTACACTTTATCCCAAGTTTCTACTCAATTGCGGCAATGGATGGCCAAACTGCAGAGCATTTGCAAAAGGCAATCTGTGAATATTCGAGCGACGAGATCTTAACTGTGAT GTGCATGGGTCATAATAAAGGATGGGAGGAAGCTGCCTCTATGTTTTCTGGTGATTCAGTTGTGCTTAAGACATGTAACGCTGCTTTGCTAGAAGCTGCAGGGAAATCATGGGTTGAG GCTTTTTCTCTCGCTGGTCTTGGGGGATGGAAGCTTCATGGAATTGTAAAGCCATGA